The Rhododendron vialii isolate Sample 1 chromosome 5a, ASM3025357v1 genome contains a region encoding:
- the LOC131327323 gene encoding uncharacterized protein LOC131327323 codes for MDDRLRREGNGLVPKYFNPNFFSIKVHHGGNLTVEGGRNYYVGGRISYSDYEERDKVSFFDLNEIGRKLGINDEVKIYCKVPSSHFDGDFKLMRTDNDVLKMVRQIKDNVVEIFLVISNSIVDDLLDVNVGNWEWDCGTFPESGITIENIDTIEGLSGTLVEVEDDSDSDKNYDEFNDSDYELSDEDDRLYEDNVDDNTKWAGTLFSNTRVPSQTLYYNTVEGEDMVYEDEGDSTDSDDGFRSWDEEDGDNSLNKALVFKAIKGREEPIFGNGMIFRSRHQLAEAIRQHSILNGKEIRFLKNETTRVRAKCKTYEKDEEKIDCPWELSATDKGVANKTLQVKKYNPNHNCGRIWNNRLMNSNWLARIYFDDIRITPTMKPLDIQEKVRHDFQCDVSESQCYRVRGKVLRKIQGTIEDQYARLWDYCNEIMRSNPDTSVYIRLKPDQDGIATNVFQRFYICWAALKKGFREGCRPIIGVDGTHLKGGHCLGQLLTAVGVDANDQTFPVAYAIVEQENTHTWTWFLQHLIPDLQILNQPTWTIISDKQKGLENAIKELLPSIEHRHCVRHLHNNFKSAGFPGQDLHDKMWNLARASYVGKFTFLMEELKKEYPRAFTWLSHQDRNPCHWSRSHFIVTPKCDILLNNLCEPFNKAILCARDKPILTMLERLRTYFMKRLVEKREFATKWVDHLGPKIHKKIEKLKKMYGDFNIYPCGNGEFEARWIHGGQHTVNLEQRTCSCRRWDLTGIPCQHATAVIGQSGLQPEDYVSEWYHKHTFEATYQHIMHPLNGPDMWEKSGKDPILPAEFTKQPGRPKKSRRREPDEPPKNPIKLSKRGVKMSCRRCGKEGHNTRTCKAPVDATPVQYTSTRGRGRGRALVDATSDDNANITSIGAQ; via the exons ATGGACGACCGGCTAAGGAGGGAAGGAAATGGCCTTGTCCCCAAAT ATTtcaaccctaattttttttcaatcaaggtCCACCATGGGGGTAATTTGACTGTTGAAGGGGGTAGGAATTACTATGTGGGTGGACGAATAAGCTACAGTGACTATGAAGAGAGGGATAAGGtctcattttttgatttgaatgaAATTGGTAGAAAGTTAGGGATTAATGATGAAGTAAAAATCTACTGCAAGGTCCCTAGTTCACACTTCGATGGAGATTTCAAACTTATGCGGACTGATaatgatgttttgaaaatggTAAGGCAGATTAAGGATAATGTAGTAGAGATTTTCCTTGTGATCTCTAATTCCATTGTTGATGATTTGTTAGATGTGAATGTTGGTAATTGGGAATGGGATTGTGGGACCTTTCCGGAGAGTGGGATTACCATTGAAAATATAGATACAATAGAGGGGTTAAGTGGCACTTTAGTTGAGGTTGAAGATGACTCAGATTCTGATAAAAACTACGATGAATTTAATGACAGTGATTATGAGTTGAGTGATGAAGATGATAGATTGTACGAAGACAATGTGGATGATAATACAAAATGGGCTGGCACTCTGTTCAGCAATACCAGGGTTCCATCCCAAACACTGTATTACAATACTGTTGAGGGTGAGGATATGGTGTATGAGGATGAGGGAGATTCCACAGATTCTGATGATGGGTTCCGTAGTTGGGATGAAGAAGATGGTGACAATTCATTGAATAAAGCACTTGTTTTTAAGGCAATCAAAGGGAGAGAAGAACCTATCTTTGGAAATGGTATGATATTCAGGAGTAGGCACCAGTTGGCTGAGGCAATTAGGCAGCACTCTATTCTGAATGGGAAAGAAATCCGATtcttaaaaaatgaaacaacaagAGTGAGGGCTAAATGCAAGACTTATGAAAAAgatgaggaaaaaattgattgtCCATGGGAACTTTCTGCTACTGATAAAGGGGTAGCAAACAAAACACTACAGGTCAAGAAATACAACCCAAACCATAATTGTGGTAGGATTTGGAATAACAGGTTGATGAATAGCAATTGGTTGGCCCGgatttattttgatgatattAGGATCACTCCTACTATGAAACCCTTGGATATTCAAGAAAAGGTTAGACATGATTTCCAATGTGATGTTTCTGAAAGTCAATGCTATAGGGTAAGAGGAAAGGTGTTGAGGAAGATTCAAGGTACCATTGAGGATCAATATGCTAGATTATGGGATTATTGCAATGAGATAATGAGAAGCAATCCTGATACTAGTGTTTATATTCGTTTGAAACCAGACCAAGATGGAATTGCAACCAATGTTTTTCAAAGGTTTTATATTTGTTGGGCAGCACTGAAAAAAGGATTTAGGGAGGGTTGTAGACCAATTATTGGAGTCGATGGGACTCACTTGAAGGGGGGGCATTGTCTTGGTCAATTGCTAACAGCTGTGGGTGTAGATGCAAATGACCAGACTTTTCCTGTGGCCTACGCAATTGTGGAGCAAGAAAACACACATACTTGGACTTGGTTTTTGCAG CATCTGATTCCTGACCTTCAAATACTGAATCAACCTACATGGACTATTATTTCAGACAAGCAAAAG GGGTTGGAGAATGCAATTAAGGAGTTGCTACCATCAATTGAGCATAGGCATTGTGTAAGGCATTTGCATAACAACTTCAAGAGTGCTGGATTCCCAGGTCAGGATTTACATGATAAGATGTGGAATTTAGCTAGGGCTAGTTATGTGGGAAAATTTACATTCTTGATGgaagaactaaagaaagaatACCCACGGGCCTTTACATGGTTGTCTCACCAAGATAGAAACCCTTGCCATTGGTCTAGGTCACACTTTATTGTCACCCCCAAGTGTGACATTTTACTCAACAATCTTTGTGAACCATTCAACAAGGCCATATTGTGTGCTAGGGACAAACCTATACTAACCATGTTGGAGAGACTTAGAACCTACTTCATGAAGAGGTTAGTTGAAAAGAGAGAATTTGCAACTAAATGGGTAGATCATTTGGGTCCAAAGATACATAAAAAGAtagagaagttgaagaaaatGTATGGTGATTTTAACATATATCCATGTGGGAATGGGGAGTTTGAAGCAAGGTGGATCCATGGTGGTCAACACACTGTCAATCTAGAACAACGAACATGCTCTTGTAGAAGATGGGATCTCACTGGAATACCTTGTCAACATGCTACAGCAGTCATAGGTCAATCAGGTTTACAGCCAGAGGACTATGTGAGTGAATGGTACCATAAACACACTTTTGAAGCTACTTATCAGCACATAATGCACCCCCTCAATGGGCCTGATATGTGGGAGAAGTCTGGTAAGGATCCAATCTTACCTGCAGAGTTTACAAAGCAACCTGGGAGGCCCAAGAAATCAAGGAGAAGGGAACCAGATGAACCTCCAAAGAATCCAATCAAGCTGAGTAAAAGGGGTGTCAAAATGTCATGTAGAAGATGTGGGAAAGAAGGGCACAACACCAGGACATGCAAAGCCCCTGTGGATGCAACTCCAGTTCAATACACCAGtacaagaggaagaggaagaggaagagccCTTGTGGATGCCACTTCAGATGACAACGCCAACATTACTTCTATTGGAGCACAGTGA